The following proteins are encoded in a genomic region of Drosophila miranda strain MSH22 chromosome 4, D.miranda_PacBio2.1, whole genome shotgun sequence:
- the LOC108163031 gene encoding NPC intracellular cholesterol transporter 2 homolog a, protein MLRFAVIACLLVAFVQGLEFSDCGSKTGKFTRVVVEGCDTTKSECILRRNTTVSFSIDINLAEEATAVKTVVHGKVLGIEMPFPLANPNACVNSGLKCPLEKGESYRYTATLPVLKTYPKVAVLVKWELQDQNSDDIICVEIPAKIQ, encoded by the coding sequence ATGCTGAGATTTGCTGTAATTGCCTGTCTGCTGGTGGCCTTCGTCCAGGGCCTGGAGTTCAGCGATTGCGGATCGAAGACTGGGAAGTTCACCCGTGTGGTCGTCGAGGGCTGTGACACCACCAAGTCGGAGTGCATCCTCAGGCGCAACACGACAGTGAGTTTCTCGATAGACATTAACCTGGCGGAGGAGGCGACCGCCGTAAAGACTGTCGTCCACGGCAAGGTTCTGGGTATCGAGATGCCTTTTCCGCTGGCCAATCCCAATGCCTGTGTGAACAGCGGTCTGAAGTGCCCCCTGGAGAAGGGGGAATCGTATCGCTACACGGCCACCCTGCCAGTTCTCAAGACCTATCCGAAGGTCGCCGTGCTGGTCAAGTGGGAGCTGCAGGATCAGAATAGCGACGACATCATCTGTGTGGAGATCCCCGCCAAGATCCAATAG